In one window of Candidatus Avedoeria danica DNA:
- a CDS encoding MBL fold metallo-hydrolase: MPTTPAAVHAILLGRAQDAGVPQAGCACARCAAAWADPARRFRPACLGLVEGATGQAWLIDATPDFPSQLRDLLSVDRGYDVEGHADDDIDVDAHGHAAAPRRLVGILLTHAHIGHYAGLIHLGREAMGVRSVPVYASASMAAFLTVNAPWRQLVELGNIELRVFDAGEPLTLSDRLSVTPVAVPHRAEWSDAHAFVVRGPTRRLLWCPDIDRWDDLDGGLRRLLIDHRVDLACLDATFLDAGELGGRDMRDVPHPLAGDTVAAVGAARAAGWGGEAWLIHFNHTNGLLDDAGAAARWGRERGVGIGVEGWRWGI, encoded by the coding sequence ATGCCCACCACGCCCGCCGCAGTCCACGCGATCCTCCTCGGCCGCGCCCAGGACGCCGGCGTACCGCAGGCCGGCTGCGCCTGCGCCCGCTGCGCCGCTGCCTGGGCCGACCCCGCTCGCCGTTTCCGCCCGGCCTGCCTCGGCCTCGTCGAGGGCGCCACGGGCCAGGCTTGGCTCATCGACGCCACGCCGGACTTCCCGAGCCAGCTGCGCGATCTGCTGAGCGTCGACCGGGGGTACGACGTCGAAGGGCACGCCGACGACGACATCGACGTCGATGCCCACGGCCATGCGGCCGCGCCACGCCGCCTCGTCGGCATCCTCCTCACCCACGCCCACATCGGCCACTACGCCGGCCTGATCCACCTCGGGCGCGAAGCGATGGGCGTGCGCAGCGTGCCGGTGTACGCTTCGGCGTCGATGGCGGCGTTCCTGACGGTCAACGCGCCGTGGCGGCAGCTCGTCGAGCTGGGCAACATCGAGCTGCGCGTGTTCGATGCGGGCGAGCCGTTGACGTTGTCCGACCGCCTGTCCGTGACGCCCGTCGCCGTGCCGCACCGCGCCGAGTGGAGCGACGCGCACGCGTTCGTCGTCCGCGGGCCGACGCGCCGGCTGCTGTGGTGCCCGGACATCGACCGCTGGGACGATCTGGACGGCGGCCTGCGGCGGCTGTTGATCGATCACCGTGTCGACCTCGCGTGCCTGGACGCCACGTTCCTGGACGCGGGCGAGCTGGGCGGGCGGGACATGCGCGACGTGCCGCACCCGCTGGCGGGCGACACGGTGGCGGCGGTGGGGGCGGCGCGCGCGGCGGGATGGGGGGGCGAGGCGTGGTTGATCCATTTCAACCACACGAACGGGTTGCTGGACGATGCGGGCGCGGCGGCGAGGTGGGGGCGGGAGCGGGGGGTTGGGATCGGGGTGGAGGGGTGGCGATGGGGGATCTGA
- a CDS encoding dienelactone hydrolase family protein: protein MPALLRRLALLVIALLALAAAVLVAFNAWAAATGPRAADVANSRFESGPSTRAAPGIEVVAYMAKPERRVLRPGIVLVHEWWGLDAETAAKAERLSALGYAVFAPDTYRGQAAEYVSRALWLRLTVPEDRVMTDLDGAVRHLQGVDTVDPERIAVVGFCYGGEMALRYATTNDRLAAVAVFYGRPIDDPAALGAIADRKIPVLGVFGADDRRLGPAVADRFDDALTAADVPHTVTVYPGVGHAFVKTGALDAPGAAADAWAELEGWLGAVLRP, encoded by the coding sequence GTGCCAGCACTCCTACGTCGACTCGCCCTCCTCGTCATCGCCCTCCTCGCCCTGGCCGCAGCCGTGCTCGTGGCGTTCAACGCCTGGGCCGCCGCCACCGGCCCGCGCGCGGCAGACGTCGCGAACAGCCGCTTCGAGAGCGGCCCGTCGACGCGCGCCGCACCCGGCATCGAGGTCGTGGCCTACATGGCCAAGCCGGAGCGGCGCGTGCTGCGGCCGGGCATCGTCCTGGTACACGAGTGGTGGGGCCTGGACGCCGAGACGGCCGCCAAGGCGGAGCGGCTGAGCGCGCTGGGCTACGCCGTCTTCGCGCCGGACACGTACCGCGGCCAGGCCGCCGAGTACGTCAGCCGCGCGCTCTGGCTGCGGCTGACGGTGCCCGAGGACCGCGTGATGACGGACCTCGACGGCGCGGTGCGGCACCTGCAGGGCGTGGACACCGTCGACCCGGAGCGGATCGCCGTCGTCGGCTTCTGCTACGGCGGCGAGATGGCGCTGCGCTACGCGACGACGAACGACCGCCTGGCCGCCGTCGCCGTCTTCTACGGCCGCCCGATCGACGACCCGGCGGCGCTGGGCGCGATCGCCGACCGGAAGATCCCGGTCCTGGGCGTCTTCGGCGCCGACGACCGCCGCCTCGGCCCGGCCGTCGCGGACCGGTTCGACGACGCGCTGACCGCGGCCGACGTGCCGCACACGGTGACGGTGTACCCGGGCGTCGGGCATGCGTTCGTGAAGACGGGGGCGCTGGATGCGCCGGGGGCGGCGGCGGATGCGTGGGCGGAGTTGGAGGGGTGGTTGGGGGCGGTGTTGCGGCCGTGA